From Myripristis murdjan chromosome 13, fMyrMur1.1, whole genome shotgun sequence:
aaagaaaaaaaaaaaaaaaaaaaatctaaacaaaacccaaagtattaatttcatgataatatgaacggaggaaaaaacagaaaaaaaagaaaaatgaccacaaaaatgtaaaaatgtataacaaccaaaaaactttatattgcaaaaaaaatacatatattaaaaaaaaaaaaaaatccccaataCCAATAACtaaagtttgttttcttcaaaagGGGAAATAAGATGTTTGAATctacaaaaaaatatcaaaacaatttaaaaataaataccatgaaactatatttataatcattatatgtttaaattatttaccagaaatttaaattgccacaaaattatatatattaaacAACGTCctctcaaaaactgaaaaataaaaaaaactgaagtgaatCTTTTGGATCTACATCAAATGATTCATGGTGACAGACGGGGACCCCCACGTGATTTTTTGCACGGGGCCCGTGTTGTTTCATGACTAAAACCATTCATCACTTATCAAAATTACAGTTTATTAATTTTCTGTGGATCCACTAATTGATTAATCGACTCATTGTTTTGACACTGAGAGAAATAActggtttgatttttattactgatcaaaatgccaaacatcagacttgttttctctgttttctgcagtTCTCTGTGCCATTATCTGCATCATTTGctacaatatttcatttttcagcatcagagacacagatacacagaaaaaacatatttagatATTTTGATCGATGATCAAAAGGAAATGGCAGTATAGGAAGTATTGATATCGATCTGCCCATCCCTTCCTTTCATTCCCTCTCCTAAATTCTCCTCTTTCATTGCCTTCTTTTATtggtcctcctcctctctcaccctgtcttttagctcctcctctcctcctacaTGTTGCTGAGGCTCTGTGCGGTGCTGAGCGAgggcctcctctctcccctcgcCAGTTTCCTCAGCAGCGACTCCCTGAAGGTGCGGCACATCAGGAAGTAGATGACCGGGTCCAGGCAGACGTTGACCGCCGACAGGAAGAGCGTCACCTCCTTCAGCTGGAACAGCAGGAAGCGGCTCGCCGGGCTGAACCCCGACTCCGGCATCTGGCTGAGTGTGTATGGCACACGGCAGACGTGGTACGGCACgaaacacacaaagaacacTACCAGGATGCTGAAGATGCTGCGGTTAGACTTGCGGCAGACGTCGCTGCCGTCCTGCCGCACCCGCCGGTACGACTGGTATACCCGGTGGGCGATTGAGGTGTAGCAGAAGGCGAGGACGAGCAGCGTCACCCAGAACAACACGACGCTGCAAAGGCTGGACCACCGGTGCCACTGGACACCCAGCGGCGTCTTCAGCTGAATGCAGTGCCGCGCGTTCTCCTCATTGGCTGGCCGGCTGGTCAGCAAGACGTTGGGCAGGACAGAGAGCAACAGGAGGCTCCAGGTGAGCAGGGCCAGCAGGCGCGCGAAGCCGACGCTCTGCAGGAGATTCAGTGGCGAGGAGTGTCGT
This genomic window contains:
- the LOC115370382 gene encoding P2Y purinoceptor 14 isoform X1; amino-acid sequence: MLRMDNFNSTHLPTNQSDLSSIFTRQVLPALYMLIFTVGVSLNGLAAWIFFQVPSDSALVVYLKNMVVADLLMLTSFPFKIAADFELGGWRLYLVVCRYTAVLFYSSMYVGILFMGLISMERYVKIVRHSSPLNLLQSVGFARLLALLTWSLLLLSVLPNVLLTSRPANEENARHCIQLKTPLGVQWHRWSSLCSVVLFWVTLLVLAFCYTSIAHRVYQSYRRVRQDGSDVCRKSNRSIFSILVVFFVCFVPYHVCRVPYTLSQMPESGFSPASRFLLFQLKEVTLFLSAVNVCLDPVIYFLMCRTFRESLLRKLARGERRPSLSTAQSLSNM
- the LOC115370382 gene encoding P2Y purinoceptor 14 isoform X2 produces the protein MDNFNSTHLPTNQSDLSSIFTRQVLPALYMLIFTVGVSLNGLAAWIFFQVPSDSALVVYLKNMVVADLLMLTSFPFKIAADFELGGWRLYLVVCRYTAVLFYSSMYVGILFMGLISMERYVKIVRHSSPLNLLQSVGFARLLALLTWSLLLLSVLPNVLLTSRPANEENARHCIQLKTPLGVQWHRWSSLCSVVLFWVTLLVLAFCYTSIAHRVYQSYRRVRQDGSDVCRKSNRSIFSILVVFFVCFVPYHVCRVPYTLSQMPESGFSPASRFLLFQLKEVTLFLSAVNVCLDPVIYFLMCRTFRESLLRKLARGERRPSLSTAQSLSNM